Proteins encoded within one genomic window of Geotalea daltonii FRC-32:
- the cysS gene encoding cysteine--tRNA ligase, which yields MGLRVYNTLSGNKEEFVPVEPGKVKMYVCGVTVYDHCHIGHARANVVFDVIYRYFCHLGLDVTYVRNYTDIDDKIINRANREGVTYDLISERFIKEFDRDMERLGLKLPTCQPKATEHIDEIISLVQTLIDKDFAYQAGGDVNFCVEKFDSYLKLSGRTLEDMQAGARIEVDERKRHPMDFALWKEAKPGEPFWESPWGKGRPGWHIECSAMSMKYLGTTFDIHGGGKDLIFPHHENEIAQSEAATGKPFVNYWLHNGFVNINSEKMSKSLGNFFTIKEVLDRYDNEVLRFFLLSAHYRSPIDFSDQNLTEAEAGLERIYKALAAVEETLAAGNGCTGAPVDASSLNEAEGELFDKTTSISARFGEAMDDDFNTALAMAHVFDLVRCVNRVLSETAGASDNICSLCTLIKAEVAKIAGVLGIFSSKPASFLERLKSRKAGNLDIAVDEIERLIAERTAARKAKDFKRSDEIRDQLAAKNIVLLDSQQGTTWSVK from the coding sequence ATGGGCTTGCGCGTCTATAATACCCTTTCGGGAAACAAAGAAGAGTTTGTCCCGGTCGAGCCGGGGAAGGTCAAGATGTATGTCTGCGGGGTCACAGTCTATGATCACTGCCACATCGGCCATGCCAGGGCAAATGTGGTTTTCGACGTCATCTACCGCTACTTCTGCCATCTTGGGCTGGATGTGACCTATGTGCGCAACTACACCGACATCGACGACAAGATCATCAACCGGGCCAATCGTGAAGGGGTGACCTATGACCTCATCTCTGAGCGGTTCATCAAGGAGTTTGACCGGGATATGGAACGGCTGGGCCTGAAGTTGCCCACCTGCCAGCCGAAGGCTACCGAGCATATCGACGAAATCATCTCCCTGGTGCAGACGCTCATCGACAAGGACTTTGCCTATCAGGCGGGGGGCGACGTCAACTTCTGCGTGGAGAAATTCGACTCATACCTGAAACTTTCCGGGCGCACCCTGGAGGACATGCAGGCCGGCGCCAGGATAGAGGTGGACGAGCGCAAGCGCCACCCCATGGATTTCGCCCTCTGGAAAGAGGCGAAGCCGGGCGAACCCTTCTGGGAGTCCCCCTGGGGGAAAGGCCGCCCCGGGTGGCACATTGAATGCTCAGCCATGAGCATGAAATATCTGGGGACAACCTTCGACATCCATGGCGGCGGCAAAGACCTGATCTTTCCCCACCATGAAAACGAAATCGCCCAGTCCGAAGCTGCCACCGGCAAGCCCTTCGTCAACTATTGGCTGCACAATGGCTTCGTCAACATAAACTCGGAAAAGATGAGCAAGTCACTGGGCAACTTCTTTACCATCAAAGAGGTGCTGGACCGGTATGACAATGAGGTGCTCCGCTTTTTCCTGCTTTCGGCCCACTACCGCTCGCCCATCGATTTTTCCGATCAGAACCTGACCGAGGCAGAGGCTGGGCTGGAAAGAATTTACAAAGCGCTGGCCGCAGTAGAGGAGACTCTGGCAGCTGGCAATGGCTGCACCGGAGCCCCAGTCGATGCATCATCATTGAATGAAGCCGAAGGGGAACTTTTCGACAAAACAACTTCCATTTCTGCCCGTTTCGGAGAGGCCATGGACGATGATTTCAATACCGCCCTGGCCATGGCCCACGTTTTCGACCTGGTGCGCTGCGTCAACCGCGTGCTGAGCGAAACAGCTGGAGCATCCGACAATATCTGCAGCCTCTGCACCCTGATAAAGGCCGAAGTGGCAAAGATCGCCGGCGTCCTCGGTATTTTTTCCTCTAAGCCGGCATCATTTCTGGAAAGGCTCAAAAGCCGCAAAGCAGGCAATCTTGATATCGCAGTCGATGAAATAGAACGCCTGATTGCCGAAAGGACGGCGGCAAGAAAGGCAAAGGATTTCAAACGAAGCGACGAAATTCGTGACCAGCTCGCGGCCAAAAACATCGTCCTTCTCGATTCACAACAGGGAACAACCTGGAGTGTAAAATAG
- the cheB gene encoding chemotaxis-specific protein-glutamate methyltransferase CheB, with protein sequence MIKVLITDDSALTREVIKDIFRLTSDIIVVGEAADGTAAVELTQKLKPDLVLMDLMMPIMDGLTAIEEIMAHSPTPILVLSASLGDRDVNNAFAAIKRGALDVMAKPEGFTTDTISPCFTSDIIEKVRMLARIKVIRRRPPTRRRAMVASESKPGETHRILAIGASTGGPQAVMKIVRSLPAGFDASIFIVQHIASGFAYGFAQWLNRESNIPVRLAKDGDVFLPGTALVAPSNYHMTVSDGKIKLIKDQPVNSCRPSIDVLFKSLALEHGGAVVGVLLSGMGKDGAEGLTQIRKQGGMTIAQDEKSCAVFGMPKAAIAMDAVDMIVPLGDIPQTISRLFDARS encoded by the coding sequence ATGATAAAAGTTCTTATTACAGACGATTCCGCCCTGACCAGGGAGGTAATCAAGGATATATTCCGGCTGACCAGCGATATCATCGTCGTCGGCGAAGCAGCAGACGGCACCGCCGCCGTTGAACTCACACAGAAGCTGAAGCCGGACCTGGTCCTGATGGATCTGATGATGCCGATCATGGACGGTTTGACCGCCATAGAGGAGATCATGGCCCATTCGCCGACGCCGATCCTGGTCCTTTCTGCCAGTCTCGGGGATCGGGACGTCAACAACGCCTTTGCCGCCATCAAAAGAGGAGCACTGGATGTCATGGCCAAGCCGGAAGGCTTCACCACCGACACCATTTCCCCCTGCTTCACCTCGGATATCATCGAAAAAGTCAGGATGCTGGCCCGGATCAAGGTAATCCGCCGCAGGCCTCCGACCAGACGTCGAGCAATGGTCGCTTCGGAATCCAAACCGGGGGAAACCCATCGAATACTGGCTATCGGTGCATCAACCGGCGGCCCCCAGGCAGTCATGAAGATAGTTCGGTCCCTTCCGGCCGGCTTCGATGCCAGCATCTTCATTGTCCAGCATATCGCCAGCGGCTTTGCCTATGGCTTTGCCCAATGGCTGAACCGGGAAAGCAACATTCCCGTCCGCCTGGCCAAGGATGGAGATGTGTTCCTGCCGGGGACGGCATTGGTCGCCCCCAGCAACTACCACATGACCGTTTCAGATGGTAAAATAAAACTGATAAAGGACCAGCCGGTCAACAGCTGCCGCCCTTCAATCGATGTGCTCTTTAAATCCCTTGCTCTCGAACATGGGGGCGCAGTCGTTGGTGTTCTTTTGTCCGGCATGGGCAAAGACGGGGCAGAGGGGCTGACTCAAATCCGGAAACAGGGAGGTATGACTATTGCCCAGGATGAAAAGAGCTGTGCTGTATTCGGCATGCCCAAGGCGGCTATCGCCATGGATGCCGTCGACATGATCGTACCTCTGGGTGATATTCCGCAGACCATTTCACGCTTGTTTGATGCAAGGAGCTGA
- a CDS encoding CheR family methyltransferase — MPLQILVINENKAFCDYLVNLLATAGHEVSCVQLYADALQAAAANRPAAIILEISTSDMGAVEMISRLQRAVETRHVPIIVISDVPELEFELLNLFDFLPQPLDTVRLAEDLEAIARGRKQSLPRQTETLGDDTYRLYSQYLLQESGLHFDRRNQKLLERGLLNRMAALKISSFEEYYHYLVLHQESRQELKKLLPFLTIGETYFFRYHAHFEALGQILAEKRSGLAQGERLKLRLWSAGCSTGEEPYSLAITVMEAISDWKKHDISILATDIDNRALKRAQEGIYSPWAMRVMEKRNLDRYFEKSGKKFRIRDEVKSLVRFAHHNLTSSTPDQEEQDRERFDAVFCRNVTIYFTIDITRQIIEKISNCLKPGGYLFLGHAETMAQISSRFERQSHDGSFYYRKKTAKNGIPTEPAPPRQPAPAKAKSRQEQTPAPVNTTAPAPASPQAVDWERLHLHAQELFREENFSETARLLQDILQHRPDHTGALILYGFTLANDGRFTEALAACEAALKTDDLLPEAYFLKGLVYEMTDRLPEAGEEYRKAILLQHDFVMAHYQLAQLYARLGRKKERLRELNNSLRIVAGLKAKAAIPYSGGLTRELFMDQLNKELAKAD, encoded by the coding sequence ATGCCGCTGCAGATCCTGGTAATAAACGAAAATAAGGCGTTCTGCGACTACCTCGTCAACCTGCTGGCAACGGCCGGACATGAAGTCTCCTGCGTCCAGCTTTATGCAGATGCCCTGCAGGCCGCCGCAGCAAATCGACCGGCAGCTATTATCCTTGAAATTTCCACCTCCGACATGGGGGCCGTCGAGATGATCAGCCGCCTGCAGCGTGCGGTTGAAACCCGTCATGTGCCCATCATCGTCATCTCTGATGTTCCCGAGCTTGAATTCGAGCTCCTCAATCTTTTTGACTTTCTCCCCCAACCCCTGGATACGGTAAGACTTGCCGAAGATCTGGAGGCCATCGCCAGGGGAAGAAAACAGTCCCTGCCCCGGCAAACAGAAACCCTTGGCGACGATACCTACCGTCTTTACTCCCAATATCTCCTTCAAGAAAGCGGCCTCCATTTCGATCGGCGCAACCAGAAGCTCCTGGAACGGGGTCTGTTGAACCGCATGGCTGCCCTGAAGATCAGCTCTTTCGAAGAATATTACCATTACCTGGTGTTGCACCAGGAAAGCCGGCAGGAACTGAAAAAACTGCTGCCGTTTCTCACCATCGGCGAGACTTATTTTTTCCGTTACCATGCCCACTTCGAGGCACTGGGCCAGATACTGGCAGAAAAACGGTCCGGGCTTGCCCAGGGGGAAAGGCTGAAGCTCAGGCTTTGGTCGGCTGGCTGCTCCACAGGCGAAGAGCCCTATTCCCTGGCCATAACCGTCATGGAAGCCATCTCCGACTGGAAGAAACATGATATCAGCATTCTTGCCACCGATATCGACAACCGGGCTCTGAAACGGGCACAGGAAGGCATATACAGCCCCTGGGCCATGCGCGTCATGGAAAAGCGCAACCTGGATCGCTATTTCGAAAAAAGCGGCAAGAAGTTCAGGATCAGGGACGAGGTTAAAAGCCTGGTCAGATTCGCCCACCATAATCTCACGTCTTCCACTCCCGACCAGGAGGAACAGGACCGGGAACGATTCGATGCCGTCTTCTGCCGCAACGTCACCATTTATTTCACCATTGACATCACCAGGCAAATAATCGAGAAAATATCCAATTGTCTCAAGCCCGGCGGTTACCTCTTCTTGGGGCATGCCGAGACCATGGCCCAGATATCGAGCCGCTTCGAAAGACAAAGCCATGACGGCAGCTTCTACTACCGGAAGAAAACGGCAAAAAACGGGATTCCAACCGAACCTGCTCCTCCCCGGCAACCTGCACCGGCAAAAGCAAAGAGCCGGCAAGAGCAAACCCCGGCACCGGTAAATACCACTGCACCTGCACCGGCATCCCCGCAGGCTGTTGACTGGGAGAGGCTCCATCTACATGCCCAAGAACTCTTCAGGGAGGAAAATTTCTCCGAGACAGCCAGACTTTTGCAGGATATACTGCAACATCGTCCTGATCATACCGGAGCCCTCATTCTCTATGGTTTTACTCTGGCCAATGACGGGCGTTTCACTGAGGCACTTGCAGCGTGCGAAGCTGCATTGAAGACCGACGACCTGCTGCCGGAGGCATATTTCCTCAAGGGACTTGTATATGAGATGACCGACCGCTTGCCGGAGGCCGGTGAGGAATACCGCAAGGCGATCCTCCTGCAACATGACTTCGTCATGGCCCATTACCAGCTGGCACAGCTCTATGCACGGCTGGGCAGAAAAAAGGAACGGCTCAGGGAGCTGAATAATTCACTACGGATTGTGGCCGGGCTGAAAGCCAAAGCGGCCATTCCCTATTCCGGCGGCCTGACAAGGGAGCTGTTCATGGATCAGTTGAATAAAGAATTGGCAAAGGCAGATTAA
- a CDS encoding chemotaxis protein CheW, which translates to MVVKNGTDEIRSILNEMRDEYWHALSEVEEAREEEQEFITLTLGGETFAFETGYASEVIRIPRLVKLPRVQDFLTGVFNLRGEITAAIDIRPLLGLPQLPLSPFSRIVVVKSEKFVTGIIAETVEGVRALPLNALEPAVKSLNEKQREYIRGQLNIDGMLIMMLDMAKLLQSPDIVADNNQ; encoded by the coding sequence ATGGTAGTGAAGAACGGAACCGACGAAATCCGCTCTATCCTGAATGAAATGAGGGACGAGTACTGGCACGCCCTGTCAGAGGTGGAAGAGGCACGGGAAGAGGAGCAGGAATTTATCACCCTGACCCTCGGTGGTGAGACCTTCGCCTTCGAAACAGGTTACGCCTCCGAGGTCATCCGCATCCCCAGGCTGGTGAAGCTGCCGCGTGTTCAGGACTTCCTCACCGGCGTTTTCAATCTCCGTGGCGAGATTACCGCAGCCATCGATATCAGGCCTCTGCTTGGCCTGCCCCAGCTCCCCCTTTCTCCTTTCTCCAGGATCGTCGTCGTCAAATCGGAAAAGTTTGTCACCGGCATCATCGCCGAAACGGTGGAGGGGGTGCGGGCACTGCCACTGAACGCCCTTGAGCCTGCGGTCAAATCTCTCAATGAGAAACAGCGGGAGTATATCCGCGGTCAGTTGAACATTGACGGCATGCTGATCATGATGCTGGACATGGCAAAGCTTTTACAGTCCCCTGACATTGTGGCCGACAATAACCAATAA
- a CDS encoding response regulator transcription factor has translation MAKNKILIVDDSELVLMMARDALEEAGYKVFCAHNGLEANGYIFSADRPDLIIMDVMLPMLEGNKKVKLLKEKDFISQIPILLLSSKSEDELRRLTDESGADGYISKPFSPAGIVTTVRNFLP, from the coding sequence ATGGCAAAGAATAAAATACTTATCGTCGACGACAGCGAACTGGTGCTGATGATGGCCCGTGATGCCCTGGAAGAAGCAGGCTATAAAGTATTCTGCGCCCACAATGGCCTTGAAGCCAACGGCTATATTTTTTCTGCCGACAGGCCTGACCTCATCATCATGGATGTGATGCTGCCCATGCTCGAAGGGAACAAAAAGGTGAAGCTCCTCAAGGAAAAGGATTTCATCAGTCAGATCCCTATCCTGCTCCTCTCGTCGAAGAGCGAAGACGAACTTCGCCGCCTCACCGACGAATCGGGTGCCGACGGTTACATCAGCAAGCCGTTTTCCCCTGCCGGCATCGTCACCACAGTCAGGAACTTTCTCCCCTGA
- a CDS encoding chemotaxis protein CheW, translating into MPNRNKYLSIFFKEGREHLDSLQKGLLALEKTPDDKVLLRELMRNAHTLKGSAKLVGLEEISAIGHRMEDLFEEIEKGQKRVDDQIIDILLKGADAISRLIKAFSSNEEIPFDVPQFLLAFDQGEIHPQVVEKKLQHEIASEETVRTNVKILDSLINRLGELIINKKRFESSLLRLNELCNTNAKSPLLPGLRQFRNDLEEDVLYLAYLVQELHDDALALRMLPLHTITDGFERMIRDLSREHGKMIEFSVTGAQIEMDRVLLEAVKPMILHILRNCIDHGIETLEERLVEGKKPKGSIEIAARLEEGGVNIVIRDDGRGINPALVRKTAVSKGLLGQEEAAAMEDKAVIELIMEEGFSTRDFITDTSGRGIGMSVVKKNLERLKGNLTIRSEVGRFTEMSLQLPLTLSMMEALLILCSDECFAVPLSYVQETLKIRAEDIVTAAGKEVISLRGSSIPLVSLASLLGLPEPSKFFPEEKLTVVVLGQGSQYLACAVDATLESSGIVVKSLSNQMKNVHFVFGATILGSGDPALILNVPDLFTAAEVGITAGFASRLGRDEEKAVKTRILVVDDSITTRTMERSILMAHGYDVDIAISGEDALEKVAGTTYDLVISDVMMPGITGFELTRRLRAIEKYREVPIIIVSSLATDADKREAMDAGAQAYIVKGSFDQGNLLATVEAFVG; encoded by the coding sequence ATGCCCAACCGGAACAAATATCTCTCCATATTTTTCAAAGAGGGCCGCGAACATCTGGACTCGCTGCAGAAGGGGCTTCTTGCCCTGGAAAAGACTCCGGACGACAAGGTGCTGCTCAGGGAACTGATGCGCAATGCCCACACTCTCAAGGGGTCGGCAAAGCTGGTTGGTCTTGAGGAAATCAGCGCCATCGGTCACCGCATGGAAGACCTCTTTGAAGAGATAGAAAAGGGACAGAAAAGGGTCGATGATCAGATCATAGATATTCTTCTCAAGGGAGCCGATGCCATATCCCGTCTTATCAAGGCTTTCAGCAGCAATGAAGAGATTCCCTTCGACGTCCCCCAGTTCCTGCTGGCTTTCGACCAGGGGGAAATCCATCCCCAGGTGGTGGAAAAGAAGCTGCAGCATGAAATCGCCAGTGAAGAGACGGTAAGGACCAATGTCAAGATCCTGGACAGCCTCATCAACCGCCTGGGCGAGCTGATCATCAATAAAAAACGCTTTGAAAGCAGTCTCCTCCGGCTGAATGAATTGTGCAACACCAACGCAAAGTCCCCTCTCCTCCCGGGACTGCGCCAATTCCGGAACGACCTGGAGGAGGACGTTCTCTACCTGGCATACCTGGTTCAGGAACTCCACGACGACGCCCTGGCCCTGCGCATGCTTCCCTTGCACACCATCACCGACGGATTCGAACGCATGATCCGGGACCTGTCCCGGGAGCACGGCAAAATGATCGAGTTTTCCGTCACAGGAGCCCAGATCGAAATGGACCGGGTGCTGCTGGAAGCGGTCAAACCGATGATCCTGCACATTCTAAGGAATTGCATCGACCATGGCATCGAAACACTCGAAGAGCGACTTGTGGAAGGGAAAAAACCCAAGGGATCCATAGAAATTGCCGCCAGGCTTGAAGAAGGGGGTGTCAACATCGTCATCCGTGATGACGGGCGGGGCATCAATCCGGCTCTGGTCAGAAAAACCGCGGTGAGCAAGGGTCTGCTGGGCCAGGAAGAAGCTGCAGCCATGGAGGACAAGGCTGTCATCGAGCTGATCATGGAGGAGGGATTTTCCACCAGGGACTTCATCACCGACACCTCGGGGCGCGGCATCGGCATGAGCGTGGTGAAAAAAAACCTGGAGCGGCTCAAAGGTAACCTGACCATAAGGAGCGAGGTGGGACGCTTCACCGAAATGTCACTGCAACTGCCGCTTACCCTTTCCATGATGGAGGCGCTGCTGATCCTCTGCAGCGACGAGTGTTTTGCAGTTCCCCTTTCCTATGTCCAGGAGACGCTGAAAATAAGGGCCGAAGACATTGTCACCGCGGCCGGCAAAGAAGTCATCTCCCTGCGCGGCAGCTCCATACCCTTGGTATCATTGGCCTCTCTCCTTGGCCTGCCTGAGCCCAGTAAGTTTTTCCCCGAGGAAAAGCTTACGGTAGTGGTGTTGGGACAGGGGAGTCAATATCTGGCCTGCGCTGTTGATGCAACCCTGGAAAGCTCCGGGATTGTCGTTAAATCTCTGAGTAATCAAATGAAAAACGTACATTTCGTCTTTGGGGCAACCATTCTTGGTAGCGGCGATCCGGCCCTGATCCTGAACGTTCCCGATCTTTTCACCGCAGCTGAAGTTGGAATTACTGCCGGTTTCGCATCAAGGCTCGGCAGAGATGAGGAAAAGGCGGTCAAGACACGCATCCTGGTGGTGGATGATTCCATAACCACACGCACTATGGAGCGCAGCATCCTGATGGCACACGGTTACGATGTGGACATAGCCATCTCCGGCGAAGATGCCCTGGAAAAGGTGGCCGGCACCACTTACGATCTGGTCATTTCCGACGTTATGATGCCGGGCATTACCGGTTTTGAACTGACCAGGCGCCTGCGTGCCATTGAGAAGTACCGAGAAGTGCCGATCATCATTGTTTCCTCTCTGGCCACCGATGCAGACAAACGTGAGGCCATGGACGCCGGCGCCCAGGCATACATCGTCAAGGGAAGCTTCGACCAGGGAAATCTGCTGGCAACGGTGGAGGCCTTCGTTGGCTGA
- a CDS encoding methyl-accepting chemotaxis protein, producing the protein MFNNLSLKIAGILILVMVVIMTFFTIYFVRSRSASMEGELLSKGRIEALAGAKMTEQVLELAIKQGTLSETDIFDENYVPIPNTYPQKFHTRFDRYLDENIQELEDEYLKDDQVVFAAAVDRNSYLPTHNTKYSQPLTGDRAKDLINNRTKRIFNDEVGMLAAKNQKELLQQVYFRDTGERMWDISAPVYVNGKHWGAFRVGFSMEKTDKRIAELRTQIIGSMFLMLLVSSVTIFFVVRYYMRPLLNLTAAARRIADGNLDEQIPVETGDEIGTLAEAFNTMTNVIVKNLKGEIEKSARLIASIKEAIILLSSSANEMMAISAQQSSGATQQASAVQEVTTTSEEIAITAKQITDNAKSVESMAEETTRSCTVGTGDVTNAIDGMAVLKTQVQSIAESMLQLGDNSQKIGGIVEIIDEISDQTNLLALNAAIEAAGAGEAGKRFAIVAQEVKRLAQRTVDATKQIKGLIEEIQKATNSTIMVTEEGTKGVDDASALVDKVQLSFTNIINMVEETARAAKEITLSTQQQTSACEQMAETMTEVRDVAQQVAASANETERAISDIMEQTEKLRDLSEKEA; encoded by the coding sequence ATGTTTAACAACCTGTCATTGAAAATTGCCGGAATTCTCATTCTGGTAATGGTCGTCATCATGACCTTCTTTACCATCTACTTCGTCAGATCGAGGAGCGCCTCCATGGAAGGCGAGCTACTCTCCAAGGGGAGGATCGAAGCCCTTGCCGGAGCAAAGATGACAGAGCAAGTCCTGGAACTGGCGATAAAACAGGGCACTTTGTCCGAGACGGACATATTCGATGAGAATTATGTCCCCATTCCCAATACCTACCCGCAGAAGTTCCACACCAGGTTCGACAGATACCTCGACGAAAACATCCAGGAGCTGGAAGACGAGTACCTGAAAGACGACCAGGTGGTATTTGCGGCAGCAGTTGATCGCAACAGTTACTTGCCCACCCATAACACAAAATACTCCCAGCCGCTGACCGGCGACAGGGCAAAGGACCTGATCAACAACCGGACCAAGCGCATTTTCAATGACGAAGTGGGCATGCTTGCGGCAAAGAATCAGAAGGAACTCCTCCAGCAGGTTTATTTCCGCGACACCGGGGAGCGGATGTGGGATATTTCGGCGCCGGTCTATGTCAACGGCAAGCACTGGGGAGCGTTCAGGGTCGGCTTCTCCATGGAGAAAACCGACAAGCGCATCGCCGAGTTGAGGACTCAGATCATCGGCTCCATGTTCCTCATGCTGCTGGTTTCCAGCGTCACCATCTTTTTCGTCGTCCGCTATTATATGCGTCCTCTCCTCAACCTGACGGCGGCGGCACGGCGCATTGCCGACGGCAATCTGGACGAACAGATCCCGGTTGAGACCGGCGACGAGATAGGCACTCTCGCCGAGGCGTTCAACACCATGACCAATGTCATCGTCAAAAACCTGAAGGGGGAGATTGAAAAAAGCGCGCGGCTCATCGCCTCCATCAAGGAAGCAATCATTCTTTTGTCCAGCTCAGCCAACGAAATGATGGCCATCAGCGCCCAGCAATCTTCCGGCGCGACCCAGCAGGCGAGCGCCGTCCAGGAAGTAACCACCACTTCGGAAGAAATAGCCATCACCGCCAAACAGATCACCGATAATGCCAAATCGGTGGAATCCATGGCTGAGGAGACCACCCGCAGCTGTACCGTCGGCACCGGCGACGTGACAAACGCCATCGACGGTATGGCGGTGCTGAAAACCCAGGTGCAGAGCATTGCCGAAAGTATGCTTCAACTGGGTGATAACAGTCAGAAGATCGGCGGTATCGTGGAAATAATCGATGAGATCAGCGACCAGACGAACCTCCTGGCGCTGAATGCCGCCATCGAGGCTGCCGGCGCCGGAGAGGCGGGCAAACGCTTTGCCATCGTCGCCCAGGAGGTGAAACGACTGGCACAGCGCACGGTGGATGCGACCAAGCAGATCAAGGGGCTCATCGAAGAAATTCAAAAAGCGACCAACAGCACCATCATGGTCACGGAAGAGGGAACCAAAGGGGTCGATGACGCATCGGCACTGGTCGACAAGGTCCAGCTCTCATTCACCAACATCATCAACATGGTTGAAGAAACTGCCCGCGCCGCCAAGGAAATAACACTTTCCACCCAGCAGCAGACCTCCGCCTGCGAGCAAATGGCCGAAACAATGACAGAAGTGCGGGATGTGGCACAGCAAGTGGCGGCCAGCGCCAATGAAACGGAAAGGGCCATTTCCGATATCATGGAGCAGACGGAAAAACTGCGGGACCTGAGCGAAAAAGAGGCGTAG